From the Triticum urartu cultivar G1812 chromosome 4, Tu2.1, whole genome shotgun sequence genome, the window TATACTGCGCCCGAGCGAGTCGCACGAACGTACGGGAGAAAGAAACCGAAATCAACAACAGGTGGGACGGTCATCTTCCTCCCCCACCCCTCTCGCATCGTCTCCACCCGACCGCTACCCCCCCCTCTGCCGCGACCCTCTCGACGCGGCGGCCGCCGCCGGGATGACCGTCTTCTAGCACACCACAACCGATCTCCCGCGGAGTCCCCCGCCCGCCCCTGCGCCGCGCCGACAGAGATCCGGGACCTCGTTGGTGAGCTGCCGACCCCCTCTGCCCCTAATCCCCCCAGCGATTTGTCCCGATTCGTTTCCGGCTCCTGCCCGCGCGTTCGTGATGTTACGGAGTCTCTCGTGACCAGATGCGTGGTTGGGCCGTGGCTTTTGGTCCTCCTTTTACCGTAGGGCGCTTGGGGTGGAGACCTCGCCGATTTGGGGATTTTCATGGCTGTTTGTAGGCACGAAATGTCAGATTGGGAAAAAGTATATATTAAACGATGGTTAGTGAAATCTTTGTGACTTGCACGATGATAGAGACATATGGTTTGTAGCCTGAAGCTGAGGAGTGACCAGTAGGCCGGATAATGTTGTAATTCCATGGGAATTGCGTGACTGGTACCTGCTTAGGATTTTTGGGTCTGATGACATTTTCTAGAAGGTAGGGCACATATAGACTCGATTATCTAAGCAGGGCTTAGTCGAGTTTGCTAGAAACTATCTCTGACTGAACCTGTTTGAGGAGTCATAGGCTTTATTAGGCTCTGGATACCGTATGATTGTGAACCTGTCATGATGCGAATGGCTATTTTATTTTCTCAAGTTGGTTAAAAACAAGAAATCATATCTTTGCTTAATAATTGCCTAGTTTATTGTGATACAATTAAATAGCTCAAATTGGGTGTATTGGCATCAACTCAGAACCTGCTATTGCTTTCATATAAATCATGTAGGGCTGAACTAGACTTGGTGGTCCTACGTTTTGTAATTTATGTTCAGAAGAAGCAATGTTTTCTTTTGACCACTAAGCATTCTTCTTATTGCAACTATTAAATGATGAGTAAGCCATGTGTAGAATTTGTAGGATTTGTTTGATCCTCCCATAGTTCTATTTAGAGATGCTTAGTTGGGCAATAGCTCAGCTAGCCAGCTTTTGCGTTGGTTCTTTTGCTTACCAGCCTTGCCCTGTGAAACTGTTGTGAGGAGTGGGTCATTGGTTTTTCTTTGCGAAAAGTTTGCCATCGGAAGCGAGCCGATTTGGCTTTCCTGATCTAGCAAGGTTTTTGtagcccacccaagctagctgGCCCACAAAAACTAAGATATTTGAACAGTTCCAAACACCTAGCCTTGCCCGGCAAGGCTATAACTATTCTTGCCTAGGATCCAAAAGAGTCCTTAATGTGCTGCTAGTCCTCTGTAGACTTTACTGAGCGGATTAAAACAATGTCGTGATAATTTAGTTATTTTACCACGATTTTGTAACTAGAGTAATTTCTTCTAGTTTATCTGTTACGGTAGGGATAATTAACTGTTTTGAAAAGCACTGCAGGTCTAATGTGATAGCACACATGTAGTTTATCTAAACAGTTCTTATCTAAAACTAGTGAATGATGCTCCTTCCCGATAAGTTTCCAGCAGTAAAAATGTTTACAATAACTTTCACGGATGAATTCCTGCTTGCCGAGTTTCTCACCTTCTTTAGATACCACGGTTATTGTCAatttatttattagttttttttATTAGAGAAGTGCTATATGTACTGAAAAATCTGTACAAattaagtactccctccgttcggaattacttgtcacaaaaatggatgtatctagacgtattttagttctagatacatccatttccgagacgagtaattccgaacggagggagtacttactCAGGGTAGCTACAAAGCCGACTGAGAAAATCGCCACCTAATCAACTAGGCCACACATTATTAATCCCTCCTCGACTAAAGTAGATACGTATGCAGTCAGTAATATCACTTGGCACTCTCAGCATTTCTGTGTTTGTTATGTGGTTTCTGAAATAGCTAATGCACAGGGAAACTGTATCATTGTTCTAAAAAATAAACATGATTATGTAGTTAATATGACTCATTGCCTGTCTTGTCAATTGGTTGTTTACTTGATTTTTTATGGACTGCTGGCTTTATTTCATTTATGAGAGCATTTCACTTTTTGCTCAACATAAATACTTGTGGTCAGTTTTACTGGAGAAATTGGCATTCCCTCTATGTAGGTATGGTATTATTCGCTTGTGAGGCATTCTGATTTTTTGCTGTACATCAGGACTGCAGATGCACAAAACATAGTGTACCAGCTCTTCCTCACTCAACATGTGGAGTTTTGCATCAAATGCCATAGCTGGAAGCATAAAGAAAAAGGTACAACCATCAAAAGGCAGCTTATCCAATCATGATTGCTCTGATGACGATGGTTCTTCATGTGCAAGTCGAGAAGAAGGCCTTGAATGCCCAATTTGCTGTGAATCCTTCAACATCGTAGAGAACGTTCCTTATGTCTTGTGGTGTGGTCACACAATGTGCAAGAACTGCATCTTAGGTCTTCAGTGGGCTGTTGTCAAGTTCCCAACCCTTCCTATCCAGCTGCCTCTCTTTGTCTCGTGTCCTTGGTGCAACCTATTATCTTTCCGGCTGGTGTACAAGGGCAACCTCAAGTTCCCACGTAAGAACTACTTTCTGCTGTGGATGGTTGAGAGCATGAATGGTGACAGAGCAAAGTTCCATTCCTCTGGTCATGAAGAGCGCCAATCAGTATGTCCCTCCAGTGGCGGCACCAGTTCCAGTCAACACCACCGAAGAACCCCTACGGCACGAGCAGAGACCTCCTTTTCTGCCAGAGATAGAAATGCCACTGCCAACACCTCCAACACTGCCAGCGTGTCTCTCCAAAAGCTTATGGTGTGCTTCGTGCAGCTGACGGCCAAGTTCCCGCTCGTGATAATGTTCCTCCTCATAGTTCTCTACGCCGTCCCTGCCAGCGCCGCGGTTCTGCTCCTGTACGTCCTTGTCACGTTTTTGTTTGCGCTGCCGTCGTTTCTGATCCTCTACTTTGCTTATCCCACCTTGGACTGGCTCGTGAGAGAGATATTCACTTGAGCCGTGCTGTTCTGAAATGTAAGTACAGTTTATATAGCTTTGTGAAGGTGAAAACAAAGCTTGGATATCTATTTCCATCCGTGGCGCCACTTTGCTGTTATGTCCTCTGTATAGATAGCCCTTTTCTGTTCCTTGTTTTATTTTTACCTCTTCTGCTCTGGCCTTTAGAGGCTGTGGTTTGCTGTAACTGTCTGCTCATTGAAATGCTGTTCTTGTTCATGAGTGCCCCAATCTTTGTAATTTTCCTTTTGTTGTGGTCAGGTGTTGTATTCCCTCCTATCCATATTTATTGTCGCTGCTCTACTAGAGGGAGTACCATGTTTTGCCGCTCTTTCGGGAATGCTTGCGTTGCAATGTTCTCATACAGTTGCTTACATT encodes:
- the LOC125552529 gene encoding uncharacterized protein LOC125552529, producing MWSFASNAIAGSIKKKVQPSKGSLSNHDCSDDDGSSCASREEGLECPICCESFNIVENVPYVLWCGHTMCKNCILGLQWAVVKFPTLPIQLPLFVSCPWCNLLSFRLVYKGNLKFPRKNYFLLWMVESMNGDRAKFHSSGHEERQSVCPSSGGTSSSQHHRRTPTARAETSFSARDRNATANTSNTASVSLQKLMVCFVQLTAKFPLVIMFLLIVLYAVPASAAVLLLYVLVTFLFALPSFLILYFAYPTLDWLVREIFT